The proteins below are encoded in one region of Anoplopoma fimbria isolate UVic2021 breed Golden Eagle Sablefish chromosome 19, Afim_UVic_2022, whole genome shotgun sequence:
- the LOC129107955 gene encoding uncharacterized protein LOC129107955, which produces MGIKAVVSHMQSQKHKTRETIARSHTQTPAISTFCISAPAPPPQTVRAASTDLRVAFGATPTLKAEVLWILNTVVKHQSYNSNEGIGDLIGLMFPDPQIASTFTAGRDKTAYITRFGPAPFIRNERICSVNKADFVLIFETLNHANKTHSTPSYSDTASSLTDTISLSSSDSDLREHGIPAGRSRSSKEDMGSSAAKEMVEDALNRKPGGEDILEEYRGENSLSHRTRRQLVNILASDMTERHGRFPSRQQKEKYALGIITVFPSLKDPFSPKGYVNQDFLLLFGAETATKLLEKWDTSFKPKVIKEAKQLTPSTDLCHLLKAAEKLAENGKRRTKISPRDAADKMVHFHKSCCSIDEHLQERDGKPYILAVGRTQSRIDTFYIAVDKQLIPCQATSSLGAFDELFKSHYVFNLNYDESLVHFYSFVQTTIFNIDATSTDESPRVRELRAKILNENNV; this is translated from the exons ATGGGGATTAAGGCTGTCGTCAGCCATATGCAGAGCCAAAAACATAAAACGAGAGAGACAATTGCCAGGAGCCACACACAGACCCCAGCCATTTCTACGTTTTGCATCTCTGCCCCGGCGCCACCGCCGCAGACGGTCCGCGCTGCTAGCACTGACCTGAGGGTAGCATTTGGTGCGACACCAACACTGAAAGCGGAGGTGTTGTGGATTCTAAACACAGTGGTCAAGCACCAGTCCTACAACTCGAATGAGGGGATAGGAGATCTCATCGGTTTGATGTTCCCTGACCCTCAAATCGCGAGCACCTTTACTGCTGGAAGGGACAAAACGGCGTATATAACTCGCTTCGGACCAGCGCCTTTCATCCGAAACGAGCGAATCTGCAGCGTCAACAAGgctgattttgttttgatatttgagACGTTGAACCACGCCAATAAAA CTCATTCAACACCATCTTACTCGGATACAGCATCTTCCCTCACGGATACCATATCACTTTCATCAAGCGACAGTGACCTAAGGGAACATGGTATTCCTGCAGGCCGCAGTAGATCCAGTAAAGAAGACATGGGCAGTTCTGCAGCGAAAGAG ATGGTTGAAGATGCCTTGAATAGGAAGCCTGGTGGAGAGGATATCCTTGAAGAATACAGGGGAGAAAATTCACTAAGCCACCGCACCCGGAGACAGCTTGTAAACATATTGGCAAGTGATATGACCGAGAGACATGG CAGGTTTCCCTCCCGTCAGCAAAAGGAGAAGTATGCCCTAGGAATTATTACTGTCTTTCCTTCACTGAAGGATCCCTTTTCTCCAAAGGGCTAT GTCAATCAagacttcctgctgctgtttggtgctgaaaCAGCCACCAAGTTGCTTGAAAAGTGGGACACCTCATTCAAGCCAAAAGTCATCAAAGAGGCCAAACAGCTGACTCCGTCAACTGACCTGTGTCATTTGCTAAAAGCTGCAGAGAAGCTTGCAGAGAATG GGAAGAGGAGGACCAAAATAAGTCCAAGGGATGCAGCAGACAAAATGGTGCACTTTCACAAG tcATGCTGCAGCATCGATGAACACCTGCAAGAAAGAGATGGCAAACCATACATCCTTGCAGTCGGCCGAACCCAGAGCAGGATTGACACCTTTTACATCGCAGTGGACAAACAACTCATCCCCTGCCAAGCCACCAGCTCACTGGGTGCTTTTGATGAACTTTTCAAATCCCACTACGTGTTCAACTTAAATTACGACGAGTCTCTGGTTCATTTCTACAGTTTTGTGCAGACTACCATTTTCAACATTGACGCTACCTCAACAGACGAGTCACCGCGTGTTCGTGAGTTGCGTGCTAAAATTTTGAATGAGaacaatgtttaa